One part of the Quercus lobata isolate SW786 chromosome 7, ValleyOak3.0 Primary Assembly, whole genome shotgun sequence genome encodes these proteins:
- the LOC115951571 gene encoding uncharacterized protein LOC115951571 produces the protein MENQAVMSFSEEDKVGTIQPHDDALMVTLRIGGYNVKRVMVDQGSGAKIMYLNLYNRLGLKPEDLIAYDSSLVSFDGKAVIPRGQIRLPIQAGSKVVEVNFIIVDAFAPYTAIMAKPYLHALGAVSSTLHLKVKYLFGDQIEELVGSQFVARQCLIAAITHQPRLESSASAEMSL, from the coding sequence ATGGAGAACCAAGCAGTGATGAGTTTCTCTGAGGAGGACAAGGTGGGAACTATACAGCCGCATGATGATGCCCTAATGGTCACCCTCAGGATAGGGGGATATAATGTTAAGAGGGTGATGGTGGATCAAGGCAGTGGAGCAAAGATTATGTACCTTAATTTATATAACAGGCTGGGCTTGAAACCTGAGGACTTGATAGCTTATGATTCGTCTTTAGTAAGTTTCGATGGGAAAGCTGTTATTCCTAGAGGCCAGATTCGACTGCCCATACAAGCAGGATCaaaggtggtggaggtgaatttcATTATAGTGGATGCCTTTGCTCCCTACACGGCCATTATGGCAAAACCCTACCTTCATGCCCTGGGGGCTGTTTCCTCCACTCtgcatttgaaggtaaaatatcTGTTTGGGGACCAGATTGAGGAGCTGGTTGGGAGCCAATTCGTGGCGAGACAGTGCTTGATCGCTGCAATAACACATCAGCCAAGATTGGAATCCTCGGCCTCTGCTGAGATGAGCCTATAG
- the LOC115953767 gene encoding F-box protein SKIP23-like, translating to MRSVSSLLDIFKICVYFQVAIFITLIRGYVISSSSFRLTLFVSLLILTFLSPAHHAEKDKSLIEFFFTILTSASSFVISERPLIVILILTDPSVISTIQPRLQRFIANRHSSSSPSNNIDLSLLPLDLVQLIVDGMTTFKNYIAANGVSRDWRSAFSSISRGPQLPLPVLMLSEPLLTDMRTLFSLYDHSRHRLQLSEVRGKRIWGSQHGWVVTLGPRYVTQLVHLMTGKRINLPQIQRLAPREEWFCLVRKFILLKDPTDESAFLVIAIFGPMDRLAFTRVRLGAALNRRREGEWVVVANPENLKFKDVVHLSGQIYALCDNGKLVRFEPVAPFANMVQVIADHPQDVGAHRKIYLVESLGNLYGVFRNEFLIPSERRFATTSFFVYKFNFNASAWEEVTHLEGHAFFVGDGNSFSWHFPTSIIPSRSDCIYFTDDHWVWRKFLRKAYGGHDVGLFDMATRDILPLKFGKDKPRFYSRPIFVTRNDKL from the coding sequence ATGAGGTCAGTCAGTTCTTTGCTCGACATCTTTAAAATCTGTGTCTATTTTCAAGTGGCTATCTTCATCACTCTCATTCGTGGTTATGTCATCTCTTCGTCAAGTTTTCGCTTAACTTTGTTTGTATCCTTGTTGATCCTTACATTTCTATCCCCTGCTCATCATGCTGAAAAAGACAAGTCCTTGATTGAGTTTTTCTTCACCATCTTAACTAGCGCATCATCTTTTGTCATTAGCGAACGCCCATTAATTGTGATTCTTATCCTGACTGATCCATCAGTTATATCTACAATTCAACCTCGGTTGCAAAGATTTATAGCTAATcgtcattcttcttcttctccttccaaCAATATTGATTTGTCCCTTCTCCCCCTAGATCTCGTTCAACTAATTGTAGATGGAATGACTactttcaaaaattatatagcGGCTAATGGGGTTAGCCGAGATTGGCGATCTGCTTTTTCAAGCATTAGTAGAGGACCTCAGCTTCCTCTCCCTGTGCTGATGCTTTCCGAGCCACTATTAACTGACATGCGAACTTTATTTAGCCTCTATGACCACAGTCGTCATCGATTACAACTATCTGAAGTCCGCGGAAAACGTATTTGGGGATCTCAACATGGCTGGGTTGTAACCTTGGGCCCTCGTTATGTAACCCAACTTGTGCACCTTATGACAGGAAAGCGAATTAATCTTCCACAAATTCAAAGACTGGCTCCTAGAGAAGAGTGGTTTTGCCTTGTACGCAAATTCATTCTTCTAAAGGACCCTACCGATGAGTCAGCATTCCTTGTCATCGCAATTTTTGGCCCTATGGATAGGTTGGCTTTTACTAGAGTGAGACTAGGGGCTGCTTTGAACAGAAGAAGAGAAGGTGAGTGGGTTGTTGTAGCCAATCCAGAGAATTTGAAATTCAAGGATGTTGTGCATTTAAGTGGTCAAATATATGCACTCTGTGACAATGGCAAGCTGGTTCGCTTTGAACCTGTTGCTCCTTTTGCAAATATGGTCCAAGTTATTGCTGATCATCCACAAGATGTAGGGGCACACCGAAAAATATATTTGGTGGAGTCATTGGGAAATCTTTATGGGGTTTTCCGTAACGAATTTCTTATTCCTTCAGAGAGGAGGTTTGCGACTACATCTTTTTTTGTCTACAAGTTCAACTTCAATGCATCAGCTTGGGAGGAAGTGACACACTTGGAAGGTCATGCTTTTTTTGTTGGTGACGGCAACTCCTTCTCCTGGCACTTTCCTACAAGCATTATCCCTAGCAGAAGTGATTGCATCTACTTTACTGATGACCATTGGGTTTGGCGAAAGTTCCTTAGGAAGGCATATGGAGGCCATGATGTGGGACTGTTTGACATGGCAACCAGGGATATCCTACCCCTGAAATTTGGTAAGGACAAACCTCGTTTTTATTCTCGACCTATTTTTGTTACGCGTAATGACAAACTTTAG